From the genome of Nicotiana sylvestris chromosome 2, ASM39365v2, whole genome shotgun sequence, one region includes:
- the LOC138885233 gene encoding uncharacterized protein, with protein MAKAYDRISWSFLCLMLRKMGFAESWIDIIHRYISNNWYTIIMNGSRHGLFKSGRGLWQGDPHSPSLFVLSAELLSQLLNELQKHIGYKGFYMSSHGPQINNLAFADDTILFCNGGKATLQLIQTALATYEQVSGQKINKSKCSFSLASSATQRSIRKIEEITEMRHEPLLIKYLSCPIYSGRKKLSTFAGMVSKVINRIKGWYLKLLSSGGSAVLIRHVLLALNVHTLAAVHPTKGTIATIERYLARFFWSGQETSDRYHWSAWSKLCFPYEEGGANFRKLEDVCKAFTAKQWWRFRTTNSLWSQFVKAKYCRIYHPLISQWTAGKSHNWQAMCKLKYEVEQNILWRVGRGNSSFWYENWTNFGPLSSNLGEDVGYDNTKVNEVYKDGVWDWSCLHTQPPEAVKTWVASVHITIGQEEDDTPISTITTSGKFSVASAWNALRRRKDLAPFDSKLWHKDVPFKMSFLAWRAIHGKIATDERITRFGISLASKCCCCPSPGMIPDEEMCEHLFCQGHFAQQVWAIFAGMIMPPIVVWELWRSRCCSKYEMERLSVARSKCLITFNIAQLVNSHFGKLTVNNNWEDICKFFDYSLVERCITEVKWLKPHLLNSDGSCVNGNYGCGGVVRDNGGKMLMAYAIPMGQGTSNLAEVEALLFGLKWCVQQGYGLIIGETDSLLLHNCIQGIWSKPWRINSVVMEVKMLVEQKGLIIRHYFREANQVVDKMASLSHQLEEVYIFTYFDTLPRQVKGLLNVDRWQIPAFRVKKRRPSTIVYEPP; from the exons ATGGCAAAAGCATATGATAGAATATCATGGTCCTTTCTCTGCCTCATGCTGAGAAAAATGGGTTTTGCCGAGAGCTGGATTGACATTATTCATAGATATATTTCAAACAATTGGTACACAATAATTATGAATGGAAGTAGGCATGGATTGTTTAAATCTGGGAGAGGGCTCTGGCAAGGTGATCCCCACTCaccttctctttttgttttgagTGCTGAATTGTTATCTCAATTATTGAATGAACTCCAGAAGCACATAGGGTACAAAGGTTTCTACATGAGTAGTCATGGTCCACAAATCAACAATCTCGCCTTTGCAGATGATACTATTTTATTTTGCAATGGCGGGAAAGCTACTCTTCAGCTGATCCAAACTGCATTAGCAACATATGAACAAGTTTCTGGGCAGAAGATCAATAAATCTAAATGTAGTTTCTCATTGGCTTCTTCTGCAACACAAAGATCCATTCGCAAGATTGAGGAAATAACAGAGATGAGACATGAACCCCTTCTTATCAAATACCTCAGTTGTCCTATATATTCTGGTAGAAAAAAGTTGTCTACCTTTGCAGGGATGGTTAGCAAGGTGATTAACAGGATCAAAGGATGGTATTTAAAGCTACTGTCTTCTGGAGGCAGCGCAGTTCTTATCAGGCATGTTCTATTGGCCCTGAATGTCCATACATTGGCTGCAGTCCATCCAACCAAGGGTACTATCGCTACAATTGAGAGGTACCTAGCTAGATTCTTCTGGTCTGGGCAAGAGACTAGTGACAGATACCATTGGTCGGCATGGTCCAAACTTTGTTTTCCATATGAAGAGGGAGGGGCTAATTTTAGGAAGTTGGAGGATGTCTGCAAAGCCTTCACAGCAAAGCAATGGTGGAGGTTCAGAACAACAAACTCCTTATGGTCCCAATTTGTCAAAGCCAAATATTGTAGAATCTATCATCCACTGATTAGTCAATGGACTGCTGGCAAATCCCATAATTGGCAAGCTATGTGCAAATTAAAATATGAAGTAGAGCAGAACATCTTATGGAGAGTTGGGAGAGGTAATAGCAGTTTTTGGTATGAAAATTGGACCAATTTTGGTCCTTTGTCTTCCAACTTAGGCGAAGATGTTGGGTATGACAATACCAAGGTTAATGAAGTATATAAGGATGGAGTATGGGACTGGTCTTGCTTACATACTCAGCCTCCTGAAGCTGTTAAGACTTGGGTAGCCTCTGTTCACATCACAATTGGCCAAGAAGAGGATGATACTCCAATCTCGACAATTACTACTTCAGGAAAATTCAGTGTGGCCTCTGCTTGGAATGCATTAAGACGAAGAAaggatcttgctccttttgactCTAAGTTATGGCATAAAGATGTCCCATTTAAGATGTCTTTCTTGGCTTGGAGAGCTATCCATGGAAAAATCGCAACAGATGAAAGGATCACGAGGTTTGGGATTTCCTTAGCCTCTAAATGTTGTTGCTGCCCTTCTCCCGGAATGATCCCAGACGAGGAAATGTGTGAACACTTATTTTGTCAGGGACATTTTGCACAACAAGTGTGGGCAATTTTTGCTGGAATG ATTATGCCTCCTATTGTTGTATGGGAGCTGTGGAGGTCAAGGTGTTGTAGCAAATATGAAATGGAGAGGCTATCAGTGGCAAGATCCAAATGCCTTATCACTTTTAACATTGCCCAATTAGTTAACTCTCATTTTGGGAAGCTAACTGTTAACAATAATTGGGAAGATATATGTAAATTCTTTGACTACTCTCTGGTTGAAAGGTGCATAACTGAGGTCAAGTGGCTTAAACCACACTTGTTAAACAGTGATGGTAGTTGTGTTAATGGGAATTATGGATGTGGCGGGGTGGTTAGAGACAATGGTGGTAAAATGCTTATGGCTTATGCTATACCAATGGGTCAAGGAACAAGTAACTTAGCAGAAGTAGAGGCCCTTCTTTTTGGCCTAAAATGGTGCGTTCAACAAGGATATGGACTGATTATTGGTGAAACTGATTCCTTGCTACTTCACAACTGCATTCAAGGCATATGGTCCAAACCATGGAGAATCAACAGTGTTGTTATGGAGGTAAAAATGCTGGTTGAACAAAAGGGTCTAATCATTAGACATTATTTTAGAGAAGCAAATCAAGTTGTGGACAAGATGGCTTCTCTAAGTCATCAATTAGAGGAAGTGTATATTTTCACTTATTTTGATACATTGCCGCGGCAAGTCAAAGGGTTACTAAATGTAGATAGATGGCAAATTCCAGCATTCCGAGTCAAGAAGAGAAGACCAAGTACCATAGTGTATGAACCACCATGA